The following are from one region of the Hydrogenimonas sp. SS33 genome:
- the panD gene encoding aspartate 1-decarboxylase, with product MQIEMLYSKIHRATVTDANLNYVGSITIDRDLLDAAKMRVGQKVEILNINNGERFSTYIIEGERGRGDICLNGAAARKAHPGDKIIIVAYASYDEEELENYKPTVVLMNEDANTIAAVHEEL from the coding sequence ATGCAGATCGAAATGCTCTATTCCAAGATCCACCGGGCGACCGTGACCGATGCGAACCTCAATTACGTCGGTTCCATCACGATCGACCGGGATCTTCTGGATGCCGCGAAGATGCGGGTGGGGCAGAAAGTGGAGATCCTCAACATCAACAACGGGGAGCGTTTCAGCACCTACATCATCGAAGGGGAGCGCGGCAGAGGCGACATCTGCCTCAACGGTGCCGCGGCGCGCAAGGCGCACCCGGGCGACAAGATCATCATCGTCGCCTACGCCTCCTACGACGAGGAGGAGCTGGAGAACTACAAGCCCACCGTGGTACTGATGAACGAGGACGCCAACACCATCGCCGCCGTCCACGAGGAGCTCTGA
- a CDS encoding (2Fe-2S) ferredoxin domain-containing protein, with product MGIPQPAFYLFKCEQSAPPGMPKPSCVTNETRDLFQHLAQRLMEKGIIGTVQPVRTGCLNRCQYGPVMLVEPGHIMYSHLTKEKIDRIIDEHIIGGRPVAEFMIEAEAWDEPISPEQMMKMTGAR from the coding sequence ATGGGTATTCCTCAACCTGCATTCTATCTCTTCAAGTGCGAGCAGTCCGCCCCTCCGGGCATGCCCAAACCCAGCTGCGTCACCAACGAGACGCGAGACCTGTTTCAGCACCTGGCCCAGCGCCTGATGGAAAAGGGGATCATCGGCACCGTCCAGCCGGTGCGCACCGGCTGCCTCAACCGCTGCCAGTACGGCCCCGTCATGCTCGTGGAGCCGGGCCACATCATGTATTCGCACCTGACGAAAGAGAAGATCGACCGCATCATCGACGAACATATCATCGGCGGCCGGCCCGTCGCCGAATTCATGATCGAAGCGGAGGCGTGGGACGAGCCCATCTCTCCCGAGCAGATGATGAAAATGACCGGAGCGCGCTGA
- a CDS encoding polyprenyl synthetase family protein: MQRFEAYLLANLPKAPSFHPTFDEALSAMLAAGGKRFRPRLLLAVVDAYAPLLREGAYPVAMALEMFHTYSLIHDDLPVMDDADLRRGEPTLHRRFDEVTAVLVGDALNTHAFYLIATAPLHSDAKAALVETLAYNGGIGGMVLGQAIDCHFEGVKLTPEQVDFLHEYKTGRLIAASLKMGAIIASLDGAMQKRLYDFGLDVGLLFQIQDDIIDATRSEADAGKTTGNDEAKNSYVNHFGLEGSMERADALARKVEMEMADFDEALRERLAILLEGYLYRHR; this comes from the coding sequence ATGCAGCGTTTCGAAGCCTATCTCCTTGCCAACCTTCCCAAGGCTCCCAGCTTCCACCCCACTTTTGACGAAGCCCTCTCCGCCATGCTTGCCGCCGGCGGGAAGCGGTTCCGCCCGCGCCTGCTGCTTGCGGTGGTGGACGCCTACGCCCCTTTGCTCAGAGAGGGGGCCTACCCGGTGGCGATGGCCCTGGAGATGTTCCACACCTACTCCCTGATCCACGACGACCTGCCCGTCATGGACGATGCCGACCTCCGCCGGGGGGAGCCGACGCTGCACAGACGGTTTGACGAAGTGACGGCGGTGCTGGTGGGCGACGCCCTCAATACCCACGCCTTCTACCTCATCGCCACGGCACCCCTGCACAGCGATGCGAAGGCGGCGCTGGTGGAGACCCTCGCCTACAACGGCGGCATCGGCGGCATGGTGCTGGGGCAGGCGATCGACTGCCACTTCGAGGGGGTGAAGCTCACACCCGAACAGGTCGATTTTCTGCACGAGTACAAGACGGGCCGCCTCATCGCCGCCAGTTTGAAGATGGGCGCCATCATCGCCTCTCTCGACGGGGCGATGCAAAAGCGCCTCTACGATTTCGGGCTGGATGTGGGGTTGCTGTTCCAGATTCAGGACGACATCATCGACGCCACCCGGAGCGAAGCCGACGCGGGAAAGACGACGGGCAACGACGAGGCGAAGAACAGCTACGTCAACCACTTCGGGCTGGAGGGGTCGATGGAGCGGGCCGACGCCCTGGCGCGGAAGGTCGAAATGGAGATGGCCGATTTCGACGAGGCGCTGCGGGAGCGGCTGGCGATCCTGCTGGAGGGGTACCTCTACCGCCACCGGTAG
- a CDS encoding YbaB/EbfC family nucleoid-associated protein — protein MFEGLNMGDMGKMLEEIQKKAKELEEKNESIELTAKSGGGLVKVTANGKGEIIDIEIDDSLLEDKEALQILLISAINDVMKMVEDNKKSAALQMLGGGMNPFAGGQGQ, from the coding sequence TTGTTCGAAGGTCTCAATATGGGCGACATGGGCAAGATGCTTGAAGAGATTCAGAAAAAGGCCAAAGAGCTTGAAGAGAAGAACGAATCGATCGAGCTGACGGCCAAAAGCGGCGGCGGCCTGGTCAAGGTGACCGCCAACGGGAAGGGAGAGATCATAGACATCGAGATCGACGACTCGCTTCTTGAGGACAAGGAAGCCCTGCAGATTCTGCTCATCTCCGCCATCAACGATGTCATGAAGATGGTGGAAGACAACAAGAAAAGTGCCGCACTCCAGATGCTCGGCGGCGGGATGAACCCCTTCGCCGGAGGCCAGGGGCAGTGA
- a CDS encoding endonuclease/exonuclease/phosphatase family protein, producing the protein MKLSLLCWNVQKRTLSARFRHILADLDRHYPTDLWMLQEVRLRQGRPFPFPDHLERAQSCNIRGLQNCFGVATLSRFPIEKAESYLSDARELGFATRKSALLTAHRLPDGTTLQTLNVHAINFVPYRLFEKEMDRLEKLLEKMSSGRLVVGGDFNTWSPRRQKRLREMMGHYGLAKAEPREEHLVKSFLGRPLDQLFYRGLTFLDAVAIDISLSDHNPIHFRFTTGV; encoded by the coding sequence GTGAAACTCTCCCTTCTTTGCTGGAACGTCCAGAAGCGCACCCTCTCCGCCCGTTTCCGCCACATCCTGGCCGACCTGGACCGACACTATCCCACCGATCTCTGGATGCTCCAGGAGGTGCGCCTGCGCCAGGGCCGCCCCTTCCCCTTTCCGGACCACCTTGAAAGGGCCCAAAGCTGCAATATCCGCGGGTTGCAGAACTGCTTCGGGGTCGCGACCCTCTCCCGCTTCCCCATCGAAAAGGCGGAAAGCTACCTCTCCGATGCCAGGGAACTCGGTTTCGCCACCCGCAAAAGCGCCCTTCTGACGGCCCACCGCCTGCCCGACGGCACGACGCTGCAGACACTCAATGTCCACGCCATCAATTTCGTCCCCTACCGCCTCTTCGAAAAGGAGATGGACCGGCTGGAGAAATTGCTGGAGAAGATGTCGTCCGGCAGATTGGTTGTCGGGGGAGATTTCAACACCTGGAGTCCGAGACGGCAGAAACGGCTGCGTGAGATGATGGGGCATTACGGGCTGGCGAAGGCGGAGCCCCGGGAGGAGCATCTGGTCAAGTCGTTCCTGGGCCGCCCCCTCGACCAGCTCTTCTACCGTGGCCTGACTTTCCTGGATGCCGTCGCCATCGACATCTCCCTCTCGGACCACAACCCGATCCATTTCCGTTTTACGACGGGCGTGTAA
- a CDS encoding phospholipase D-like domain-containing protein, giving the protein MGGWLVDAAVTVGGEVLIVLAFLHMLSSRRSPGSMIAWTLAIFLVPYVAVPVYFLFGHRKLIRKYNKLTFTLRPVDGTQPLCDHPLERLLCATGLPPASSDNRFSLHDTPQSAYALLKEEIESAQKSIDICLYQLKLDDVTLPLLTRLAQRAEEGVRVRLLLDSIGSAKLYLFQKRLGFLRKAGVRVIFFMPFLQLPVRNFVNLRNHRKIYIFDNATLVTGGMNLSDDYMAPDERGVYYRDFICRLEGKAVHFYAQIFEADWAFATGTAAQTPPPAPERGGTACIQVAPSGPDTPTDGVVEGLLDAICTAQQRVWIFTPYFVPNDDFQQALSIASHRGVELKIVVPAHSDHLISDLGRGSFLRELASKGAQVLLYRGPVLHAKAMLFDDRCAVVGTINFDNRSLYYNFEAASFLYSPKEIGIIDRWAGKILGETEPYSPSENIWQVRLENLMRMLAPLV; this is encoded by the coding sequence ATGGGCGGATGGCTGGTCGATGCCGCAGTGACAGTGGGAGGCGAAGTGCTCATCGTGCTCGCATTCCTGCATATGCTCTCATCGCGGCGCAGCCCCGGCAGCATGATCGCCTGGACCCTGGCCATCTTTCTGGTCCCCTACGTCGCGGTCCCCGTCTATTTCCTCTTCGGCCATCGCAAGCTGATCAGGAAATACAACAAACTCACTTTCACCCTCCGCCCCGTCGACGGGACGCAGCCCCTGTGCGACCACCCCCTCGAACGGCTTCTCTGCGCCACCGGCCTGCCGCCCGCCTCGTCGGACAACCGCTTCTCCCTCCACGACACGCCCCAAAGCGCCTACGCCCTTCTGAAGGAGGAGATAGAATCGGCACAAAAGAGTATCGACATCTGCCTTTACCAACTCAAGCTCGACGACGTGACGCTCCCTCTGCTCACCCGCCTTGCCCAACGGGCCGAAGAGGGGGTCCGGGTCCGGCTCCTTCTGGACTCCATCGGGTCGGCGAAGCTCTACCTCTTTCAAAAGAGGCTCGGTTTTTTGCGAAAAGCCGGGGTCCGGGTCATCTTTTTCATGCCTTTTCTGCAGCTGCCCGTGCGCAACTTCGTGAACCTGCGCAACCACCGCAAAATCTACATTTTCGACAATGCGACCCTCGTGACGGGAGGCATGAACCTCAGCGACGACTATATGGCCCCCGACGAACGAGGCGTCTACTACCGGGACTTCATCTGCCGCCTGGAGGGGAAGGCGGTCCACTTCTACGCCCAGATCTTCGAAGCCGACTGGGCCTTCGCGACGGGCACCGCCGCCCAAACGCCGCCGCCCGCTCCGGAAAGGGGCGGCACCGCCTGCATCCAGGTGGCCCCTTCCGGCCCCGATACCCCCACCGACGGGGTGGTGGAGGGGCTGCTCGACGCCATTTGCACGGCGCAGCAAAGAGTCTGGATATTCACCCCCTATTTCGTCCCCAACGACGACTTCCAGCAGGCCCTCTCCATCGCCTCCCACCGCGGGGTGGAGCTGAAAATCGTCGTTCCCGCCCACTCCGACCACCTCATTTCCGACCTTGGGCGGGGGAGTTTCCTGCGGGAGCTGGCTTCCAAGGGGGCGCAGGTGCTTCTTTACAGGGGGCCGGTCCTTCACGCCAAGGCGATGCTTTTCGATGACCGGTGCGCCGTCGTCGGCACCATCAACTTCGACAACCGGAGCCTCTACTACAACTTCGAAGCGGCGAGTTTTCTCTATTCGCCCAAGGAGATCGGCATCATCGACCGGTGGGCCGGGAAAATCCTCGGGGAGACCGAACCCTACAGCCCTTCCGAAAACATCTGGCAGGTCCGCCTGGAGAACCTGATGCGGATGCTCGCCCCGCTGGTGTAG
- a CDS encoding arginyltransferase translates to MNPKNAQQSIDFCMLDYACSYLPEQKTRMYYRYMRHASKTLVSELIQRGWRRFGSYFFHPICAACNGCKSLRIDARRFTLSRSQKRVMKKNRATMLTVRKPGMTREHLDLYNRYHKHKSETSGWKYTPITPHLYYENFVDGAHEFGKEVLYFIDDKLVGVDLIDLTDDGISAIYFYYDPAYEKYSLGTYSLLMQIHFAKQMGLRWIYLGYWVNGCRSFAYKSNFKPMEMLDGFPPLQEEPRWVPFDTKLCDSPPSTDS, encoded by the coding sequence ATGAATCCAAAAAACGCACAACAATCCATCGATTTCTGCATGCTCGACTATGCGTGCAGCTACCTTCCCGAGCAGAAGACCCGCATGTACTACCGCTATATGCGCCATGCAAGCAAAACGCTGGTGAGCGAACTGATCCAGCGGGGGTGGCGGCGGTTTGGAAGCTACTTCTTTCACCCCATCTGCGCCGCGTGCAACGGCTGCAAAAGCCTGCGCATCGATGCCCGGCGCTTTACCCTGAGCCGCTCCCAGAAACGGGTCATGAAAAAGAACCGCGCCACCATGCTCACCGTCAGAAAGCCGGGGATGACCCGGGAACATCTGGACCTCTACAACCGCTACCACAAACACAAGAGCGAAACCAGCGGCTGGAAATACACCCCCATCACCCCGCACCTCTACTACGAAAACTTCGTCGACGGAGCCCATGAATTCGGGAAAGAAGTGCTCTACTTCATCGACGACAAACTGGTCGGCGTCGACCTCATCGACCTCACCGACGACGGCATCAGCGCCATCTACTTCTACTACGACCCGGCGTATGAAAAGTACTCGCTGGGGACCTATTCACTGCTGATGCAGATTCACTTCGCCAAACAGATGGGGTTGCGCTGGATCTACCTGGGATACTGGGTAAATGGGTGCAGAAGTTTCGCCTACAAAAGCAATTTCAAACCGATGGAGATGCTCGACGGCTTCCCTCCCCTTCAGGAGGAGCCGCGATGGGTACCCTTCGACACAAAGCTCTGCGACTCCCCGCCATCAACAGATTCATAA
- a CDS encoding PDZ domain-containing protein gives MTRPLFLLLFFALASFAQSSGCFRFFPGSFKVIDGHPAYAVAKNRFVSLRAPKKYKTLMEDPFRGLVLFEAESGRPFILVEGKSPLTYCPSDGRKVKVLSTPVAVWPGRLKGEVEGEGALFGSCCKLAGLVTQEGGWFDAEAIRRLMRGDIYHGDIGVRWKRIREGAVVESVDPWSGLALREGDRLLSVGKKKRASWCDFWERVDACRPGGHVTLGVLRDGKALHITAGCYGRMGGGRVSDTFLERFGLRFAKDLTILWADPSKKAYKAGLRAGDRLIMIDETPVKSDKDVRVVLSRLHEKGRMPRRMLWDRNDFQFFLLLTAP, from the coding sequence ATGACCCGCCCCCTTTTTCTCCTACTCTTTTTCGCGCTGGCCTCTTTCGCGCAATCAAGCGGCTGTTTCCGTTTCTTTCCCGGCAGTTTCAAAGTGATCGACGGCCACCCCGCCTATGCGGTGGCGAAAAACCGTTTCGTCTCCCTCCGCGCCCCCAAAAAGTACAAAACCCTGATGGAAGACCCTTTCCGGGGGCTCGTTCTCTTCGAGGCCGAATCGGGCCGTCCCTTCATCCTGGTCGAAGGGAAGTCGCCTCTGACCTACTGCCCCTCCGACGGGCGGAAGGTGAAGGTTCTCTCCACCCCGGTGGCGGTCTGGCCCGGCAGGCTGAAGGGGGAGGTCGAGGGGGAAGGAGCCCTTTTCGGCTCCTGCTGCAAACTGGCCGGTCTGGTGACGCAGGAGGGCGGATGGTTCGATGCCGAAGCGATACGCCGCCTGATGCGGGGCGACATCTACCATGGCGACATCGGCGTGCGGTGGAAACGAATCCGGGAGGGGGCGGTCGTCGAGAGTGTGGACCCCTGGAGCGGCCTTGCGCTGCGGGAGGGGGACCGGCTCCTCTCCGTGGGCAAGAAAAAGAGGGCTTCCTGGTGCGATTTCTGGGAAAGGGTGGATGCGTGCCGGCCGGGAGGGCATGTGACGCTCGGGGTCCTGCGCGACGGCAAGGCGCTGCATATCACCGCCGGTTGTTACGGGCGAATGGGCGGCGGCAGGGTCTCCGACACCTTTCTGGAGCGTTTCGGGCTCCGTTTTGCCAAAGATCTGACCATTCTTTGGGCCGATCCGTCAAAAAAGGCCTACAAAGCGGGGCTGCGGGCCGGTGACCGGCTCATAATGATCGATGAAACGCCGGTGAAGAGCGACAAGGATGTGCGGGTGGTACTGAGCCGCCTCCACGAAAAGGGCCGGATGCCCCGGCGCATGCTTTGGGATCGAAACGACTTTCAGTTTTTTCTCCTCCTCACTGCGCCGTAA
- the tkt gene encoding transketolase has protein sequence MDEKMMKKMADTIRFLAADMIQKANSGHPGAAMGLADIAVVLSHHLKHNPKNPKWLNRDRLVFSGGHATGLIYSLLYLWGYDLTMEDLKQFRQLGSKTPGHPEYGHTPGVEITTGPLGQGVANAVGMAMASRYCANLVNSETAKVIDHTVYCLCGDGDLMEGISYEACAIAGKQQLDNLIMIYDSNRITIEGDTSLAWDEEVKLRFEAQGWKVLETDGHNYRQIDETLELAKKADRPVLIIAHTIIAKGALEMAGDHNSHGAPLGEDLIRRAKEVAGFDPDKTFYVPDDVLIRFRCAVEEGELAEKQWRHLLKQTPYIEQNEALARLENPDFDTIQWPQFEPGSEVATRDSNGKILNAIAKAVPGFFGGSADLAPSNKTELKDMGDFPLGKNLHYGIREHAMGAIGNGIAAYGPLLPFSATFFVFSDYMKPAVRIAALSNLPHFFVWTHDSIGVGEDGPTHQPIEHLSQFRALPNFYTFRPADAGENVACWKIALKMKRPCGFVLSRQKLKTLKDDIAYGSVENGGYLVKKRDNATVTLIASGSEVMLALQSGCHLEKEGIMANVVSVPCFELLCEQSREYIDTIIDPDTKVLAIEAASGNEWYRFADDVLGMTTFGASGKAGDLFEHFGFTIPNVLNRVKALVEA, from the coding sequence ATGGATGAGAAGATGATGAAGAAGATGGCGGACACGATCCGCTTCCTGGCGGCGGATATGATCCAGAAGGCCAACAGCGGCCACCCGGGCGCCGCCATGGGCCTGGCCGATATCGCCGTCGTGCTCTCGCACCACCTGAAACACAACCCGAAAAACCCCAAATGGCTCAACCGCGACCGCCTGGTCTTCTCCGGCGGCCACGCCACGGGGCTCATCTACTCCCTGCTCTACCTCTGGGGCTACGACTTGACGATGGAGGACCTCAAACAGTTCCGGCAGCTGGGGTCCAAAACCCCCGGTCACCCCGAATACGGCCACACCCCGGGCGTGGAGATCACGACGGGGCCGCTGGGGCAGGGGGTCGCCAACGCCGTGGGCATGGCGATGGCGAGCCGCTACTGCGCCAACCTGGTCAATTCGGAAACCGCGAAGGTCATCGACCATACCGTCTACTGCCTCTGCGGCGACGGGGACCTGATGGAGGGGATCAGCTACGAAGCGTGCGCCATCGCCGGCAAGCAGCAGCTGGACAACCTCATCATGATCTACGACTCCAACCGCATCACCATCGAAGGGGACACCTCCCTGGCGTGGGATGAAGAGGTCAAACTCCGCTTCGAAGCCCAGGGGTGGAAGGTGCTGGAGACCGACGGCCACAACTACCGCCAGATCGACGAGACGCTGGAGCTGGCCAAAAAGGCGGACCGTCCGGTCCTCATCATCGCCCACACCATCATCGCCAAAGGGGCGCTGGAGATGGCGGGCGACCACAACAGCCACGGCGCGCCTCTGGGGGAAGACCTGATCCGCCGTGCCAAAGAGGTGGCGGGCTTCGACCCCGACAAAACCTTCTATGTTCCCGACGACGTGCTCATCCGTTTCCGCTGTGCCGTGGAGGAGGGGGAGCTGGCCGAGAAACAGTGGCGGCACCTGCTCAAACAGACCCCCTATATCGAGCAGAACGAAGCGCTGGCGCGCCTGGAAAACCCCGATTTCGATACCATCCAGTGGCCCCAGTTCGAGCCGGGCAGCGAAGTGGCGACCCGCGACTCCAACGGTAAGATCCTCAACGCCATCGCCAAAGCGGTGCCCGGATTTTTCGGCGGAAGCGCCGACCTGGCGCCGTCGAACAAGACGGAACTCAAGGATATGGGCGACTTCCCCCTGGGCAAGAACCTCCACTACGGCATCCGCGAGCACGCCATGGGGGCTATCGGCAACGGCATCGCCGCCTACGGCCCGCTGCTGCCGTTCAGCGCCACCTTCTTCGTCTTCAGCGACTACATGAAACCCGCCGTGCGCATCGCGGCACTTTCGAATCTGCCCCACTTCTTCGTCTGGACCCACGACAGCATCGGCGTCGGCGAAGACGGCCCGACCCACCAGCCCATCGAACACCTCAGCCAGTTCCGCGCACTTCCTAACTTCTACACCTTCCGCCCCGCCGACGCCGGTGAAAACGTCGCCTGCTGGAAGATCGCCCTGAAGATGAAGCGCCCCTGCGGTTTCGTGCTCAGCCGCCAGAAGCTCAAAACCCTCAAAGACGACATCGCCTACGGCAGCGTCGAAAACGGCGGCTACCTGGTGAAAAAACGCGACAACGCGACGGTGACGCTGATCGCCAGCGGCAGCGAAGTGATGCTGGCCCTGCAGAGCGGCTGCCATCTGGAAAAAGAGGGCATCATGGCCAATGTCGTCAGCGTCCCCTGTTTCGAACTGCTCTGCGAACAGAGCCGGGAGTACATCGACACTATCATCGACCCGGACACCAAAGTCCTGGCCATCGAAGCGGCCAGCGGCAACGAATGGTACCGCTTCGCCGACGACGTGCTGGGCATGACCACCTTCGGCGCCAGCGGCAAGGCGGGCGATCTGTTCGAACACTTCGGCTTCACCATCCCCAACGTTCTCAACCGTGTCAAGGCCTTGGTGGAGGCGTGA